The Apibacter raozihei DNA segment ATGGATCCTGCTTTAGACGGTTTAGTAGATACATTTCATAAAGAAGCATATACCTGTGATCAACCAGCGGGAACTATTACGGAAGAGTGGGCTGATAAGTTAGGGTTACCCAAGTCGGTTTTGATTGCTGTAGGTAATTTAGACTGCCATGCAGGAGCTATCGGTGCAGGTGTAAAAGATAAAGCAATGGTTGAAATTGTAGGTACTTCGACATGTGCTATAACTGTTGGACCTAAAAGTTCCGGAAATAAGTTAGTTCCCGGTATACCCCAACAAGCCGATGATATTATTTTACCAGGTATGGTAGGCTATGAAGCAGGTCAATCAGCATTTGGAGATTTATATGCCTGGTTTAAAAAGCTCTTAATGTGGCCTCTGGATAATATTATGCTAAAGTCTAATATCAGTGATCCCGAAACTCGTCAGAAATTAAGAGATGAGGTATATGCTGAAATGATACCTAATCTGGCCAGACAGGCAAAAGTTATTCCGCCTAAAGATAGCCATATCATAGCTACAGACTGGATAAACGGAAGACGTTCACCTAATGTGGATTATGATTTAAAGGGAACTATAACAGGGTTAGCACTATCAAGTGTTGCTCCCCTGGTATATAAATCTTTAGTTGAAGCTACGGCTTATGGAGCGAGAAATATTATTGATCGTTTTGTAAATAATGGAGTTGAATTAAAGGAAATTATTGCTGTTGGAGGAATTTCTCAAAAATCACCTTATGTGATGCAGGTAATGGCTGACGTTATAGGTATGCCTATAAAAGTAATTGCAACAAGAGAAGCATGTGCTTTAGGAGTAGCCATGTGTGCAGCTGTTGTCGCCGGAGTGTATGAATCTGTACAGGAAGCTCAGGAAAAAATGGGAATGGAAATATCAACCATATATTATCCTAATCAGGAACACCATGAACATTACAATATTGAATTCCAGAAATACTTACAATTAGAAAAAGTAAAAGATTTAACACCTTATTAAAATATTCAATCTATTATATATAAACGTGTGAAAACAAAAAACCATCATTTATAATGTTGGTTTTTTGTTTTAAAAACAGAGAAAAAATTTAAATAGTAATGATTAAATAAACAAACCTTAAAAACAGAGATAATGATAAACTATAAAAATTTAGGCGTTATAAATACGCGTCAAATGTTG contains these protein-coding regions:
- a CDS encoding ribulokinase, with protein sequence MELSNNLVIGLDYGTDSGRAILMDAETGKELALSIKEYPRWKKGMYCNAVKSQFRQHPKDYIEVLEFIVKDVLNRVPGAASKVKAISVDITGSTPVAVDKEGTPLSLLPEFEENPDAMFVLWKDHTGQKDNDYLNSFSKKWHIDYTKSAGCGDYSTEHFWTKALHIFKKPEIRQKAHSFVEASDWLPAVLCGNTRPEDMKRGMGIAGSRVMWNKEWGGYPPNEFFKAMDPALDGLVDTFHKEAYTCDQPAGTITEEWADKLGLPKSVLIAVGNLDCHAGAIGAGVKDKAMVEIVGTSTCAITVGPKSSGNKLVPGIPQQADDIILPGMVGYEAGQSAFGDLYAWFKKLLMWPLDNIMLKSNISDPETRQKLRDEVYAEMIPNLARQAKVIPPKDSHIIATDWINGRRSPNVDYDLKGTITGLALSSVAPLVYKSLVEATAYGARNIIDRFVNNGVELKEIIAVGGISQKSPYVMQVMADVIGMPIKVIATREACALGVAMCAAVVAGVYESVQEAQEKMGMEISTIYYPNQEHHEHYNIEFQKYLQLEKVKDLTPY